The segment GAACGGCTTTACATGGAGTGGCGGGCATGATAGCCTAGTTGGGCAAAGCCAGCTCTATCAAGCTGGCGCTATGGCTCAAGAATTATGCCCGCAGAGGCTCCATGTCAAGCCACTAGAGCATAAATAACATTATTTAATAAAAAGGTGTTTTATGTTTGTCTCAAATCACTAGGGCAGTTCATAGTTACGCTACTTTTTTATCTATTATAATCAACTACATATTTTACGTAGTTGTGTTTTTCAAATTTTTAAGGTCCCTACTGAATTTTTGAATAGCTTTATCATTAGCGTTTAATAGCATTAAAATTAGTTCTTTATTGTCGTCACTGCATGGTAGAAACTTTAGACTATGCTGTATAACCTCTAATACGATTCTACTCAAAGCATATAAATCAATTTCTTTTTCAGTAGATTTTTTTCCAGAACGACTTTGTATAGAGATGTTTTGAGAGCCATCCACATGGTAGTAACTAGCTACTTCTGACAGGTTTAAATGAACCTCATTAGAATATAATCCATATAGCTTTCCGTATTTTGGATTTAGCTTTTTTAAATATTTTATACAATCTGTAACCTTTTTACGTTTTACTTCTTCTTCATCTTTCGCCTGTAATAAAAAACAAGCCCAAGACAATTGCTCATATATAACTCGATAAATTGAGGATACCTCAATATAGTAACCAAACTTCAACATAATAACGGCACTTTCAAACGATGCAATAAGCCGTGAAAGACAGCCTAAAAATAAATAATGCCATGATGGTAGTTTGTCATTTTTGGTTAATGTCACAAAGGTTTTAATTGTTAACGTAACCATATCAACACACTTATCCTTGTTTAAATCCGTGTGAGGAATGCGACCCATATTTTGATAAGCATCTTTATCGAGAGAATTCAGAGCTTCTTCAAAAGGTATTTTTTGCGTATAAGAAAGAATTGCTGCTGCCATATGTATATGAAAGTCTACACTACTATCTGTAGGAAGGGCATACAGCATGCCATCTAAGGAATACGGCGTTATTTTAAATATTTGGTTATCTTTATCTAATGCTCTTTCGAAAAACTCTGCATTAAGTGATTGGACCATAACGTGTTCCTCCATTCGTTTAAAGTGATCATATTTATTCATGAAAAAAGCGAAAACATTTCTACCATAATAAACGTGCTCGCTTTGGGTTATTTACTACTAATGTTGATACCCTTCATTTGCTAACATCTGTACACGTTCTTCAAAGCTCATGACTCTATGTAGCTCGTGTAGCATCTAAAGGTAGCCGAATTCATCGCTAAATATAGCATTGGCTATGCCGAAATCAGGCGTTTTTGTGACGGAATGGATTAGCCCTTTTCCTTTAGGTTTTTCCCATCTGCAAATTTCCACTCTAGATAGCCATTAGGATAAGGAGGACCATCTAAACCTAGTGAAAAGGCAACTGTACCACTAGGCGTTCCAAAAAGAGGCTGCTTTACGATATAGCCGTTAGCTATTTCTTCAAGGCAACCTAGCCTTGCAAGCTCTTTAAGATTTTTTATCATCCATAAATCTTCCATTTGATTTTTTGATAGGATAGAGTCAGGTAAAATTGTTATTCTTTGATAGCGTGTAGCATCTTTATCATAGTATCCTTTTACTTTGCCATTATTTAAAAATACGTTTGGTTCTTTTGATGGTACATCCG is part of the Lysinibacillus sp. FSL K6-0232 genome and harbors:
- a CDS encoding DUF5677 domain-containing protein, coding for MVQSLNAEFFERALDKDNQIFKITPYSLDGMLYALPTDSSVDFHIHMAAAILSYTQKIPFEEALNSLDKDAYQNMGRIPHTDLNKDKCVDMVTLTIKTFVTLTKNDKLPSWHYLFLGCLSRLIASFESAVIMLKFGYYIEVSSIYRVIYEQLSWACFLLQAKDEEEVKRKKVTDCIKYLKKLNPKYGKLYGLYSNEVHLNLSEVASYYHVDGSQNISIQSRSGKKSTEKEIDLYALSRIVLEVIQHSLKFLPCSDDNKELILMLLNANDKAIQKFSRDLKNLKNTTT